From Nerophis ophidion isolate RoL-2023_Sa linkage group LG15, RoL_Noph_v1.0, whole genome shotgun sequence, one genomic window encodes:
- the rnf32 gene encoding RING finger protein 32 — protein sequence MARRKDCDVSSKLVITSVALQDHIRRNLLEPEFLLSDPLLKYRSKTPLRQRGKQKDVQRPELPEEREYVLGPPPPPPTLAQRMGLVAPPAGRLSEDQWTRVKTRSLQQRESEQPCSICREAFCLQPQVLLSCSHVFHKACLQAFERFSGRKCCPMCRREQYETRVIHDAARLFRNQCAARIQAFWRGYIARKWYRNIRRNVCPKDKRLRRKFYEAKLQELNESFVRHHHTDVEAFLSDIDRSLSLSRRVFQQLERKYVSEPQEDDWERIRSQVSQRGTGDCAICLTGLCGPDISLHQGRRSVLLSCSHIFHQRCLDAFEAFALAGRATCPLCRSTYYKRLI from the exons ATGGCAAGGCGGAAG GATTGTGACGTAAGCAGCAAGTTGGTGATCACCTCAGTGGCCCTTCAGGATCACATCAGAAGGAACCTTCTAGAACCCGAGTTCTTGCTTTCTGACCCCCTGCTGAAGTACAGAAGCAAAACACCTTTAAGGCAGAGAGGGAAGCAAAAGGATGTGCAGAGACCAGAACTTCCAGAGGAGCGAGAATATGTACTTggtcctcctccacctcctccaacGTTGG CTCAGAGGATGGGCTTGGTGGCCCCGCCTGCGGGCAGGCTGAGCGAGGACCAGTGGACGCGGGTGAAGACCAGGTCACTCCAGCAGCGGGAGTCTGAGCAGCCTTGTTCAATATGCAGAGAGGCTTTCTGCCTTCAGCCTCAG GTGCTGCTGTCCTGCTCCCATGTCTTCCACAAAGCATGTCTGCAGGCCTTCGAGAGGTTCTCCGGGAGGAAGTGCTGCCCGATGTGCAGGAGGGAGCAGTACGAAACGCGTGTGATCCACGATGCCGCACGCCTCTTTCGCAACCAGTGTGCCGCCAG AATCCAGGCTTTCTGGCGAGGCTACATTGCACGGAAGTGGTACAGGAATATTCGGAGAAACGTCTGCCCGAAAGACAAGCGCCTGCGCCGTAAATTCTATGAAGCAAAG CTGCAGGAGCTGAACGAGAGCTTTGTGCGACACCATCATACCGACGTGGAGGCTTTTCTTAGCGATATCGACCGCTCGCTGTCATTGAGCCGGCGAGTGTTCCAGCAGCTGGAGAGAAAGTACGTCTCGGAGCCTCAGGAGGACGACTGGGAGCGCATACGCAGTCAG GTGAGCCAGCGGGGCACAGGCGACTGTGCCATCTGCCTGACAGGACTGTGCGGGCCCGACATCAGCCTCCACCAAGGGAGACGCTCGGTGCTGCTTTCCTGCTCGCACATTTTCCACCAGCGCTGCTTGGATGCCTTTGAGGCCTTCGCCCTGGCTGGTAGAGCCACATGTCCTCTCTGCAGGTCCACTTACTACAAAAGGCTCATCTGA